TTGCTGATGCCCTTAAGACGAATGATCCAAACTTTAAAGTAACAGCTGAATCGCTGGCACCCTATGTTCGTTACCTTGAAGAGAATAAAAGCTATGTCAGTCAAATTAGTAGTGTACTACGACGAGGCAGCTTGTACACTGGCGGTGAAATCTATTTAGAGCAAAAGGGTAAGACCATGTTGTTTTTTGACAACTATGATCTGGTTATCAATCCAGTTTATTTCAACGTTGGTGTCAATGTTAAGGATGCTGTTATTAGTATCAATGGCGAGAACGTCGCAACTTCAACTGTGGAAGACTATACAACCGAAGTAGGGCCTTATGCCCCAGGTGTCTTTGAAGTGAATGCTACAGCTGAAATCAATGGTTACGAATTCGAGAATAAAACAAAAGAAACGATTCTATATAGCCACGAGTGGGATGCTTATCTTCATATTGAAGGGGTAGAATTCGAGGTATCAAGTAACCAAGATACTGCCGATGTTTATCTAGATGGCGAAAAGATTGGTAACTTAACAGATGGTTATGGTACATTTGGACCGGTATCTTGGTCAGAAGGGATGATATTAGAGTTAGGCATGGATTTCCCATCTGGTACCCTAAAATCAGAATCAGTGGAATTAAGTGATTATAATTATGATTATTATTACCTAAGCTTCCCCAATGACTTTAGTTACCAGACGGTTGTCGATGAGTTGTTTGGACCACTAACACGTAAAATTGTCTATATGTCTGAAGCAGACGAATCATCCTTAAAAGAAAAAGACAATGAGGATCTGGCTTCCTACTTAACTGGCGGAAAAGACAATGAATTATATACCCGTTTTACTGAATATGCCAAGGTATTTCGTGACAATGCCGATGCCAAATATTTGAGTTGGAACTTAGAAGTAACCGACGTCACACAAACAGATGTGAATTTATATACGGTTACAATGGACTTCGAGCTGACAACGACTTATTCCTATGATTCAAACCGAGATGATTTAGAAGAAGCCTATGAGTATACTTTTGTCATCGAATCGTTTGAAGACCCTGATTCATGGGATGGGATTGGATTCACATTGAGTGAAATAACTAGTAAGATTGATACCTTGAATTAATTTATAAAGTAAAAAAGAAGTAGAATCAGACCACTTCGTCTGTTTCTACTTCTTTTTGTATGCTTGTGGTCACCCTAATAAATGAGAAGCAATACTTAGTTAATGACTATTTTTTTTCGAAATATAGACCTAAATCTCTACCATCTGCAGAGTTTGAGATAAGGCTATAAATTTCAGTTTGCGCCGCTTCTAGCTTTTTTGCTTCGAAAAATGGAACAGAGATTACTTGTCTAGAACCAGATTTGTCGAATGTTAGAGTAGTAAGAATACCAGATCCAGAAATTCCTAATGATATTGCACCTAAAATAAGGCCACCAAAGAAAGACTCACCTAGCATTCCGAATGATACAAATAATAAAAATAGTCCAATTAAAATTGGTTTCATATTAAATGAGTTATCGATTTGAAGATTAGAAATGGTATGAACAGGTACAGAGTCTCTCTTCTTACCTAATGGGAAAATACCTAAAACAGTGTTTGGAATTTCTACGTTAACAAATCTGCTATCAATTTCAATTTTACCTTTTATCCAAAACATTAAAAGACTAGTTGAAAACACGAACATCTTAAAACCCCTTTTCAACAACTTTGTGAACAATCAAGGAGACCACTTCCAAAATGCACACAATGTTGTTATATTTTTATTAGGCTAAAAGTAGTCCCTTTTCCTATACCCCTAGGAAAAGGTTTTTTTGACTATAGGTTATAAATTTTAAGCTATATTGCTTAAAATTTATAATAAATTATTTGTTATGAAATGTCAACACTTATTTTGACAAATTTTATAAGGTGTATATAGAATTCTTGCACTTTGTTCCGATTGCCCTTGACAACGAGCCTCCATGGTCATGAATTTCAACGGCAGAAGCTCAATTGGGAATTACGCTGCCTCGCTTTCGCTATCATGACCATGCTCATTGTCAAGGGTTTGCTGCGCCAATCTCTGATAACGGATATGAATGGGTGTCTCGTAGCCAAGTGTACCGTGCAAACGAAGATGATTCCACCAATGTACGTAATCAAATAATTCTAGTTCTAATTCTTTCAAAGTCTCAAATTTTTTTGAATAAACAAATTCGATTTTGACGGATTTATACGTAGATTCTGCTACGGCATTATCATAAGGACAGCCTTTTTTACTAAGTGAACGTGTGATACCAAATGCTTGTAAAATCATTTCAATTGTTTGATTATCAAATTCTTTCCCACGATCCGTATGAAAAAGTTCTACTTCTGTTAATGGATAAGATATACGGCTGAAAGCTTTTTTTACTAGAGCCGCAGATTTATGCTCGCCACAAGAATAACCAATGATTTCACGATTGAACAAGTCTAATATCAAACAAATATAGTGCCATTTCTTTCCAACTCGTACATAGGTTAAATCCGTTACGATTGCTTCTAATGGATTT
This genomic interval from Jeotgalibaca arthritidis contains the following:
- a CDS encoding zinc ribbon domain-containing protein, yielding MKFCPNCGTENNSETRFCKECGHDFNGKVKEAPQQRSVTISKPEMKALTKTQKMIAAVVAVVLVALFGGYKIGEKAYSKENQVNHYIEILASADAERIADALKTNDPNFKVTAESLAPYVRYLEENKSYVSQISSVLRRGSLYTGGEIYLEQKGKTMLFFDNYDLVINPVYFNVGVNVKDAVISINGENVATSTVEDYTTEVGPYAPGVFEVNATAEINGYEFENKTKETILYSHEWDAYLHIEGVEFEVSSNQDTADVYLDGEKIGNLTDGYGTFGPVSWSEGMILELGMDFPSGTLKSESVELSDYNYDYYYLSFPNDFSYQTVVDELFGPLTRKIVYMSEADESSLKEKDNEDLASYLTGGKDNELYTRFTEYAKVFRDNADAKYLSWNLEVTDVTQTDVNLYTVTMDFELTTTYSYDSNRDDLEEAYEYTFVIESFEDPDSWDGIGFTLSEITSKIDTLN